CAGCGCCGCCTGACCGATCGGCGGATCACCCTGAACGTCGACGAAGGCGCGATGGAATGGCTGGCGATGACCGGGTACGACCCGGTGTACGGCGCCCGGCCGCTGCGCCGGCTGGTGCAGTCCGCGATCGGTGACGAGCTGGCGCGCGGTCTGCTGGACGGTACGGTCCGCGACGGTCAGACCGTCAACGTCACCCTGAACGAGGCGAAGGACGCGCTGGACGTCTCCGCTGCCTGAGTCAGAAGACGCGCTGGATGTCTTCGGTGCCTGAGATAATGGATCGTGACGCGATCACGAGCTGACTGGGTGAACACGACGCACGACTGGGCGGCGTCGGTGGACCACGAGCACCTCGAGCAGATCCGGGGCGGGACCGCGGTTTCGGTCCCGCACCTGGCGCTCGAGGTGCTCGCATATCCCGACGACGAGGCCGAGTCGCTCGGCCGGCGCGGGAAGTGCACGGTGACGCTGCACCCCGACGGGTCCATCGAGATCACCGACGACGGCCGCGGTACCGACACGCGGGTTGACGAGCATGGTGCGGTGGTGAAGAAGCCGATCATGGCGACCAAGGACCTGCGGTTCTTCGACGAGGTGGATGGTCCGTTGTTGCCGGACGGGCATCCGCGGCGCGGCATGTCGGTTGTCGCGGCATTGAGCGATTGGCTCGTACACACGAACCGTCGGACGAACGGGTCGTGGACTCAGCGGTACGAGTACGGCGTACCGGTGACTGATCTTGAGCCGGTTGCCGCCGACGGGACCACTGGTACGACAGTGCACTTCCTGCCGTCGCCGTCCCACGCCCCAAACCGGTTTGGGGCGGTAAACCTGCCGTTTTGGGAGGGTAATGCTCCCCAAACCGGTTTGGGGGTCGCACTTGGGGACCTGGATTTGGCGTTCGCGCACCTCGATATCACCGTCGTGTCGCTTGGGTGATCTGGCAGGATCGAGAGCGGGGGTTTGGCTGGAAGGAACGTGCGGGTCGAATGAGTGAGCAGCCGGGTGACGAGCGGCCGGGGCCGTACAGCGGTCTGTTCGGTGCCGTTCCGGACACGTACGGACCGCGCCCGGGGCCGCCGCCCAAGCAGGTGACGATCGCGTCGGTCATCTCGATGGGCCTCGGCGCGATGTGCCTGCTGCTCGCGGTGCTCGCGCTCACCTCCGCCGGCGGTCAGATCTCGGAGGTACTCACCGGTTCCCGCGACAACGCACCGGTCGCCGTCGCGGCCGCGATGCTGTGCGCGGTGATCTACCTGGCCCCGGCGATCTACGTCCGCAAACGCCACGCCTGGGCCCGGTACCTGCTGATTGCCGTCGCCGCGATGGGCATCGCCGGCGGCGTACTGTCCTTCCCCGCCGGCCTCCTCGGCCTGGCGATCCACGTAGCCCTACTGACCCTGATGCTCCAACAACCCACCAAACGCTGGTTCCACCACCGCTGACCCGCTGCCCGCCGCTGACCCGCCGACCGCCGCTGGTTCAACCGCCCGCCGTCGACCCAGGAGACGTACGTTGGAAATCTGGATCAACCCCGCCTGCTCGAAATGCCGAGCCGCCACCAGCGCCCTCGACGAGGCCGGCGTCGAGTACACCGTCCGCCGCTACCTGGACGACCCACCCACGGCCACCGAGCTGGAGGACGTCCTGACCCGCCTCAACCTCGACCCCTGGGACCTCGTCCGCCACAACGAACCAGCCGCCCAGCCCCTGAAGTCCGCCCCCCGAGACCCCGCCCACCGCACCACCTGGATCGAGGCCATGGTCAACAACCCAATCCTCATCCAACGCCCCATCATCACCACCACCGACAAAACCACCGCCATCGCCCGAGACCCCCAAACCCTCAAACGCTTCCTGCCCTGACCACCAGCACCAGCACCTGCCCCGCGGTGCCCGCGGCTGCCCCACGACACCTGTGGACAACGACAACC
The genomic region above belongs to Kribbella solani and contains:
- a CDS encoding ArsC/Spx/MgsR family protein yields the protein MEIWINPACSKCRAATSALDEAGVEYTVRRYLDDPPTATELEDVLTRLNLDPWDLVRHNEPAAQPLKSAPRDPAHRTTWIEAMVNNPILIQRPIITTTDKTTAIARDPQTLKRFLP